Proteins co-encoded in one Puntigrus tetrazona isolate hp1 chromosome 20, ASM1883169v1, whole genome shotgun sequence genomic window:
- the cnr1 gene encoding cannabinoid receptor 1 — translation MLFPASKSDVKSVLDGVAETTFRTITSGLQYIANNDVGAYEDHIIDGDFGKSGGYPLPKPFAAYRRSSFADKVGPDEELIIKGIPFYPTNSSDGFGNFSLGDEGSSLQCGENFMDMECFMILTPSQQLAIAVLSLTLGTFTVLENLVVLCVILQSRTLRCRPSYHFIGSLAIADLLGSVIFVYSFLDFHVFHRKDSPNVFLFKLGGVTASFTASVGSLFLTAIDRYVSIHRPLAYRRIVTRTKAVIAFCMMWAISIIIAVLPLLGWNCKQLNSVCSDIFPLIDENYLMFWISVTTILVVFIIYAYMYILWKAHHHAVRMLRRTSQKSLVVHSSDGTKVQTARPDQARMDIRLAKTLVLILAVLVICWGPLLAIMVYDLFWRMDDNIKTVFAFCTMLCLLNSTVNPIIYALRSKDLRRAFLAACQGCRSTSSTSLQLDNSLESDCPRNQHIAANRAAESCVKTTVKIAKLTMSVSAETSAEAV, via the coding sequence ATGCTGTTCCCTGCCTCAAAGTCCGATGTTAAATCTGTTCTGGACGGAGTGGCAGAAACCACGTTCAGAACCATCACTTCTGGACTGCAGTACATCGCTAACAACGACGTCGGCGCCTACGAAGACCACATCATCGATGGCGACTTTGGCAAGAGCGGAGGATACCCGCTGCCGAAGCCGTTCGCAGCCTACCGCCGAAGCTCCTTCGCGGACAAAGTGGGACCGGATGAGGAGCTCATCATAAAAGGTATCCCCTTTTACCCCACCAACAGCTCCGATGGGTTCGGGAACTTCAGCCTCGGAGACGAAGGGAGCAGCCTGCAGTGCGGGGAGAACTTTATGGACATGGAATGCTTCATGATACTGACTCCCAGCCAGCAGCTCGCCATAGCTGTGCTGTCTCTCACTCTGGGGACTTTTACGGTGTTGGAGAACCTGGTGGTCCTCTGCGTGATCCTGCAGTCGCGTACGCTGCGCTGCAGGCCCTCGTACCACTTCATAGGCAGCTTGGCCATCGCGGACCTGCTCGGCAGCGTCATCTTCGTCTACAGCTTCCTGGACTTTCACGTCTTTCACCGCAAAGACAGCCCCAACGTGTTTCTGTTCAAGCTTGGGGGCGTGACGGCCTCGTTCACCGCGTCTGTGGGAAGCCTGTTCCTCACCGCCATCGATCGCTACGTCTCCATCCACCGGCCGCTGGCGTACCGGCGCATCGTGACGCGCACCAAAGCCGTGATCGCCTTCTGCATGATGTGGGCCATCTCCATCATCATCGCCGTGCTGCCGCTGCTGGGCTGGAACTGCAAGCAGCTCAACTCGGTCTGTTCCGACATCTTCCCGCTCATCGACGAGAACTACCTGATGTTCTGGATCAGTGTGACCACCATCCTGGTCGTCTTCATTATTTACGCCTACATGTACATCCTGTGGAAGGCGCACCATCACGCCGTGAGGATGCTGCGGCGCACGTCTCAGAAGAGCCTGGTGGTGCACTCCTCCGACGGGACCAAGGTCCAGACGGCCCGGCCGGATCAGGCTCGCATGGACATCCGCTTGGCCAAAACGCTGGTCCTGATCCTGGCCGTGCTGGTGATCTGCTGGGGGCCTCTGCTGGCCATCATGGTGTACGACCTGTTCTGGCGGATGGACGACAACATTAAGACAGTGTTTGCGTTCTGCACTATGCTCTGCCTGCTCAACTCCACCGTTAACCCCATAATCTACGCCCTCAGGAGTAAAGACCTGCGGAGGGCCTTCCTCGCCGCCTGCCAGGGCTGCAGGAGCACCTCCAGCACCAGCCTGCAGCTGGACAACAGCCTGGAGTCGGATTGTCCGAGGAATCAGCACATCGCCGCCAACCGTGCAGCCGAGAGCTGCGTCAAGACCACTGTGAAAATTGCCAAATTGACAATGTCCGTCTCAGCGGAGACTTCGGCGGAAGCCGTTTGA